In Cyanobacteria bacterium FACHB-DQ100, one genomic interval encodes:
- a CDS encoding NAD-dependent epimerase/dehydratase family protein — MTLSVVTGAAGFIGSHLVEALLDRGDRVIGVDQFNDYYDSALKWKNLARSLAHPNFELIEADLQKLDWEALLTDVEVVYHQAAQAGVRSSWGAGFRTYTEQNINATQVLLEAAKSAKRLQRLIYASSSSIYGNAETLPTAETISPQPVSPYGITKLAAEQLCGLYYQNFGVPTCALRYFTVYGQRQRPDMGFHKFLKAALQDEAIVIYGDGQQTRDFTFVSDVIAANLAAAEVPEAVGEVFNIGGGSRVMLTDVIATMEAIIGRSIRQEKIETAIGDARHTSANVSKAKRILNYQPKVALKEGLTNEWEWIRSLYQ; from the coding sequence ATGACCCTTAGCGTAGTGACCGGAGCGGCAGGATTTATCGGCTCTCATTTAGTCGAGGCATTGCTCGATCGTGGCGATCGGGTCATTGGAGTCGATCAGTTCAATGATTATTACGATTCTGCGCTGAAGTGGAAAAATCTTGCTCGTAGTTTAGCGCATCCCAACTTTGAGCTAATCGAAGCGGACCTCCAGAAATTAGACTGGGAGGCGCTTTTAACCGATGTAGAAGTTGTGTATCATCAAGCGGCTCAGGCGGGAGTGCGATCGAGTTGGGGCGCAGGGTTTCGCACTTACACTGAGCAAAACATCAACGCCACGCAAGTTCTCTTAGAAGCGGCAAAATCTGCGAAACGGCTCCAGCGCTTGATCTATGCTTCGAGTTCTTCGATCTATGGCAATGCGGAAACCCTTCCCACCGCCGAAACGATCAGTCCGCAGCCCGTTTCACCCTACGGCATTACTAAACTTGCAGCAGAACAACTCTGCGGACTGTATTATCAAAACTTTGGGGTTCCGACTTGCGCGCTGCGCTATTTTACGGTGTACGGTCAGCGACAACGCCCGGATATGGGGTTTCACAAGTTTCTCAAAGCGGCTCTACAGGATGAAGCGATCGTCATTTACGGCGATGGACAGCAAACGCGAGATTTTACCTTTGTTTCAGATGTGATTGCGGCAAATCTCGCAGCAGCAGAGGTTCCAGAGGCAGTCGGAGAAGTGTTTAATATCGGTGGTGGAAGTCGTGTGATGCTAACTGATGTGATTGCCACGATGGAGGCGATTATTGGTCGATCGATTCGCCAGGAAAAAATCGAGACAGCGATCGGCGATGCGCGTCATACTTCGGCTAATGTTTCTAAAGCAAAACGAATCTTGAACTATCAGCCCAAGGTCGCACTCAAAGAAGGACTCACAAATGAATGGGAATGGATTCGATCGCTTTATCAATAA
- a CDS encoding sugar transferase, with product MKDGIYILANDVVFDQLVALLNSIEANISPEIPVCIIPYNDRLEKVRSEIATRPQVSLFENTASLQKWEAFATQVWKSHVRAQKVWRERQLPEVYRIEMHRKLCCFDGEFDRFVYFDADTLAFGSIDSVFQKLDTYDWVSNDYQYSSDIKYIFDAPETELMKVFDAETLKADIFCAGWFASKKNVFTDEILRSLLTSLQTGESNLLALWGTDQSLMNYMVLRSQIAYYNFAITGTAPGSHWSSSFEQHDHVLYDKGQPLTYLHYMSIPSFAFTRLCQGEDVSIPYRDLFLHYRYLKAPQDRPKEFKSPDRFTQARSLITKFRRQKISNLNHRFRKLKLQLNKMRG from the coding sequence ATGAAAGATGGAATTTACATTCTTGCCAATGATGTCGTATTCGATCAGCTTGTTGCTTTGCTCAATAGTATTGAGGCAAATATCAGCCCTGAAATTCCAGTCTGTATCATTCCTTATAATGACCGTTTAGAAAAAGTACGATCGGAGATTGCCACTCGACCACAGGTTTCTTTATTTGAGAACACTGCATCGCTCCAGAAGTGGGAAGCATTTGCAACTCAGGTTTGGAAATCTCACGTTCGCGCTCAAAAAGTCTGGCGCGAACGGCAGCTTCCTGAGGTTTATCGCATCGAAATGCACCGTAAACTGTGCTGTTTTGATGGTGAGTTCGATCGATTTGTTTATTTTGATGCCGATACTTTAGCGTTTGGTTCAATTGATTCGGTCTTTCAGAAGTTAGACACCTATGATTGGGTATCAAATGACTATCAGTACAGTTCAGACATTAAATATATTTTTGATGCCCCAGAAACAGAACTGATGAAGGTCTTTGATGCTGAAACACTGAAAGCAGATATTTTTTGTGCAGGCTGGTTTGCTTCAAAGAAAAACGTATTTACCGATGAAATTCTACGATCGCTGCTGACTTCGCTCCAAACTGGAGAATCAAATCTGCTTGCTCTGTGGGGAACTGATCAATCGCTGATGAATTACATGGTACTGCGGAGCCAAATTGCTTACTACAATTTCGCAATCACTGGTACTGCACCAGGTTCACACTGGTCATCAAGCTTTGAGCAGCACGATCATGTGCTCTACGACAAAGGGCAGCCGCTTACATACCTCCACTATATGAGCATTCCTTCCTTTGCTTTTACTCGTTTGTGCCAGGGTGAAGATGTGTCGATTCCTTACCGGGACTTGTTTTTGCACTACCGTTATCTCAAGGCTCCTCAAGATCGACCCAAAGAATTTAAGTCGCCCGATCGCTTCACTCAGGCTCGCTCTCTAATCACGAAATTCCGCAGACAGAAAATTAGCAATCTGAATCACCGATTCCGCAAACTCAAGCTTCAACTGAACAAAATGCGCGGTTAA
- a CDS encoding methionine synthase, protein MKRGIYIVANDKVIENAIALLNSIRLYDPTVLIYLIPFNDEYENVFSTLNRLHNVQLFPDLELLERLTSRVGEIFDRDFLKLPNKMRKLAVWFGVLDEFLYIDTDIVVFEQISETLQHLSKCDFFCCDYHYSSEGLRNIFSPVVKDSIFIDEQLQDVFNSGFWGSRKGVITEDQLYDVLKDCAQHREYFDFTQGVTDQPILNYLILKCFEKRMNLVKPPENAPGSWAGSKHFENRQYVLYDRDQRLKYLHWAGISMRPGAPYWRLWEHYRCLHEPSSAFWRKLSRLVPFKV, encoded by the coding sequence ATGAAACGAGGAATTTACATTGTTGCAAATGACAAAGTGATCGAAAACGCGATCGCACTGCTCAATAGTATTCGACTGTATGATCCAACTGTTCTAATCTATTTGATTCCGTTTAATGATGAGTATGAGAATGTTTTCTCAACGCTGAATCGATTGCACAATGTTCAATTGTTTCCAGATTTAGAACTACTGGAGCGGTTAACCAGCCGTGTAGGAGAGATTTTCGATCGAGACTTTCTCAAGTTACCAAACAAAATGCGAAAGCTTGCAGTCTGGTTTGGTGTGTTAGATGAATTTCTCTACATTGACACAGATATTGTGGTGTTTGAGCAGATCTCCGAAACGCTGCAACATCTATCAAAGTGTGATTTTTTCTGCTGTGACTATCACTATTCTAGTGAAGGCTTGAGAAACATCTTTTCACCTGTAGTTAAAGACAGCATCTTTATCGATGAACAGCTACAAGATGTGTTTAACAGTGGATTTTGGGGATCTCGCAAAGGAGTGATCACCGAGGATCAACTCTATGATGTGCTGAAAGATTGCGCCCAACATCGCGAATACTTTGACTTTACTCAAGGTGTCACGGATCAGCCGATTCTGAATTATTTGATTCTGAAGTGCTTTGAGAAGCGGATGAATTTAGTCAAACCACCGGAAAATGCTCCGGGAAGTTGGGCAGGATCAAAGCACTTTGAGAATCGACAGTATGTTCTGTACGATCGAGATCAAAGACTCAAATACCTCCACTGGGCAGGAATTTCAATGCGTCCGGGTGCGCCTTATTGGCGCTTGTGGGAACACTACCGATGTTTACATGAACCGAGTTCTGCATTCTGGCGGAAACTCTCGCGACTTGTGCCATTCAAAGTCTGA
- a CDS encoding sugar transferase: protein MDGICTLANDRVFDQLVALLNSIEANISCDIPVCIYPFDDHLDRIRAEIRNRPNVMLYDDQDSIDRWDQFMQRIAPERLDQKMRLYGAHRRFCAFDAPFDRFIYMDADTLAMSSMDHIFEQLNDHDWVVYDFQFLDPTKIYNIDSPKLYEVFPKERVDKEIFCSGFFAAKRGLFDAEQRETLIAQLLEGDREILYGGAGEQPVINYMVMKSGIKSCNLAHLLPFGKSTGCSITSKHFEDKEHILYDRGLRLTYLHYIGVKPQRMEKACHGENVAFPYRDLFLHYRFLHEPEKRPVFTEPPMPKAQPSFVQKVLQKLRRA from the coding sequence ATGGATGGCATTTGTACTCTGGCAAACGATCGTGTGTTCGATCAGTTAGTCGCTTTGCTTAATAGCATTGAAGCCAATATTAGCTGCGATATTCCCGTTTGCATTTATCCATTTGATGATCACCTTGATCGAATTCGGGCTGAAATTCGTAATCGTCCGAATGTGATGCTTTACGATGACCAAGATTCGATCGACCGTTGGGATCAGTTTATGCAACGGATTGCACCGGAGCGATTGGATCAGAAGATGCGACTGTATGGGGCACATCGGCGGTTTTGTGCGTTTGATGCACCGTTCGATCGCTTTATTTACATGGATGCAGATACATTGGCGATGAGTTCAATGGATCACATCTTTGAACAATTGAATGATCATGATTGGGTCGTTTACGACTTTCAATTTCTTGATCCCACTAAGATCTACAACATTGATTCTCCAAAGCTGTACGAGGTATTCCCGAAAGAGCGAGTTGATAAAGAAATCTTTTGCTCAGGCTTCTTTGCTGCAAAACGGGGACTCTTTGACGCAGAGCAGCGAGAAACACTGATTGCTCAATTGTTAGAGGGCGATCGAGAGATTCTCTATGGTGGAGCAGGTGAACAACCTGTGATCAATTACATGGTGATGAAATCGGGCATCAAAAGCTGTAATTTAGCGCATCTATTGCCGTTTGGAAAATCGACGGGTTGTTCAATCACCTCAAAGCATTTTGAGGACAAGGAACATATTTTGTACGATCGTGGACTTCGCCTCACATACTTGCACTACATCGGGGTAAAACCACAGCGCATGGAAAAAGCTTGTCACGGTGAGAATGTTGCTTTTCCATATCGTGATTTGTTTTTGCACTATCGATTTTTGCACGAGCCAGAAAAGCGACCTGTTTTCACAGAACCTCCGATGCCAAAGGCACAGCCGAGTTTTGTTCAGAAAGTTCTACAAAAGTTGAGACGAGCATGA
- a CDS encoding glycosyltransferase, with protein MKKQVVGMVSSYVGLKPSPIDWLWQQSPYPFGHWGNIQLEASAANPDFLLLYQFDFPRSKPPKTLISKVRAQLRPAPLPDVTPQFRGVPKERMIYLLREPPLDEILHIAKANYEKAQQYCAYVSGPDDYAPVPDYMPAIWYLGNSFRELNEMPPPEKVRKCSWITSGISRSENHLKRLAFLKLLQQNGLEFDLYGRDLPDWAVTTGRINGKWYGMAPYYYNLAIENYAENDWYVTEKLWDALLAWCLPIYYGGSAADKLLPPGSFLRLPSMDEKGWKYIEEVTATPDAWYEAKDAIAEARQIILHKLNLMNWLSEYVERVS; from the coding sequence ATGAAAAAGCAAGTAGTTGGAATGGTGAGTAGTTATGTCGGGTTGAAGCCTAGCCCGATCGATTGGTTATGGCAACAGTCGCCTTACCCGTTTGGACATTGGGGCAACATTCAGCTTGAAGCCTCTGCTGCAAATCCAGATTTTTTGTTGTTGTATCAGTTCGATTTTCCTCGTTCTAAACCACCAAAAACATTAATATCAAAGGTTCGCGCTCAATTACGTCCAGCTCCGTTACCGGATGTGACTCCACAGTTTCGAGGTGTTCCGAAAGAGCGAATGATTTATCTATTGCGAGAACCCCCGCTCGATGAGATTTTACATATTGCTAAAGCAAACTACGAGAAAGCACAACAATACTGTGCTTATGTGTCTGGCCCTGATGACTATGCACCTGTTCCCGACTATATGCCTGCGATTTGGTACTTAGGCAATTCGTTTCGGGAGCTAAATGAAATGCCGCCGCCTGAGAAGGTTCGCAAGTGTAGCTGGATTACGTCTGGCATTAGTCGGAGTGAGAATCATCTGAAGCGGTTAGCATTTCTCAAACTGTTGCAGCAGAACGGACTGGAGTTTGACTTATATGGGCGAGATCTACCGGATTGGGCAGTTACAACGGGTCGAATTAATGGGAAATGGTACGGTATGGCTCCTTACTACTACAACTTAGCGATCGAGAACTATGCCGAGAATGATTGGTATGTGACTGAGAAGCTCTGGGATGCTCTGCTCGCGTGGTGCTTACCCATTTACTACGGTGGATCTGCCGCAGATAAATTACTTCCTCCGGGGAGCTTTTTGCGGTTGCCGAGTATGGATGAAAAAGGCTGGAAATACATTGAGGAAGTGACTGCGACTCCGGATGCTTGGTATGAAGCAAAAGACGCGATCGCGGAAGCTCGGCAAATCATTCTGCACAAACTTAATCTAATGAATTGGCTTTCTGAATACGTTGAGCGGGTTTCTTAG
- a CDS encoding ABC transporter ATP-binding protein gives MSPNRLLLQFALRRPLWIGLTIVLGFSGALFNGVSTMLIIPVVLGLLGEEVNLKGAPPILQKVFSSMAASGGESQFLSMLGLILLAILLKNVTSYVSTLSSGHLSRSLVSDIRKEGLRLLLDVDFDFYIKTKVGDLINRLGGEIGSTATAIRTAVQMLSMVITIFVFLIILVSISWQLTVISTVLLAAVSLSNSFFVKRAKRFGQQLSDQSRDYSIAVLEMLSGIRLVKATGSESYEYQKIERLIDYREKADFSSQANSALIPPLNEMAGLTVVIAILLLGRIFFRGELESLSAVLLTYLLVLFRMLPFVGQLNNARSSFANLAPSVSVVNDFLRREGKPFMSKGHIPYTGMTAGIRFEQLAFTYPGHDRQVLNQVDLWLPKGTTLALVGSSGAGKSTLADLLPRFYDPTAGRILIDDRDLKDFEIRSLRQAMGIVSQDTFLFNDSVRNNLAYARKDATDEQIIEAAKRANAYEFIIKLPQGFDTLIGDRGVMLSGGQRQRLAIARALLRDPEILILDEATSALDTVSERLVQSAIDELSRDRTTLVIAHRLSTVQKADQIAVLDKGRVVEVGTHAELLKQGGLYAQLHAMQFSEEAQTV, from the coding sequence ATGTCCCCAAATCGATTGCTGCTTCAATTTGCCCTCCGTCGTCCGCTCTGGATTGGCTTGACGATCGTGCTTGGATTTTCCGGTGCGTTGTTTAACGGCGTGAGTACGATGCTGATTATCCCGGTTGTGCTGGGGTTATTAGGCGAGGAGGTGAACCTTAAAGGTGCGCCACCGATTTTGCAGAAGGTCTTTTCGAGCATGGCTGCATCAGGCGGAGAGTCGCAGTTTTTGTCGATGTTGGGATTGATTCTGCTGGCGATTTTGCTCAAGAATGTGACGAGCTATGTCAGCACCTTGTCTTCGGGGCATTTATCACGATCGCTAGTCAGTGACATTCGCAAGGAAGGCTTGCGGTTATTGCTCGATGTTGATTTTGATTTCTATATCAAAACCAAAGTTGGAGACTTGATCAATCGGCTAGGGGGTGAGATTGGTTCGACTGCAACAGCGATTCGGACAGCAGTTCAAATGCTGTCTATGGTGATTACTATTTTTGTGTTTCTGATTATTCTTGTATCGATTTCCTGGCAGTTAACTGTAATCTCTACTGTTCTATTAGCAGCAGTCTCTCTTTCCAATAGCTTTTTTGTGAAACGTGCTAAACGATTTGGTCAACAGTTATCTGATCAGTCGCGAGATTATTCGATCGCAGTGTTAGAAATGCTATCGGGAATTCGATTGGTGAAAGCAACCGGAAGCGAATCATACGAGTATCAAAAAATTGAACGATTGATTGATTATCGTGAAAAAGCTGATTTCAGTTCTCAAGCTAATTCTGCGCTAATTCCACCTCTCAACGAGATGGCAGGATTAACCGTTGTGATTGCGATTTTATTGCTAGGACGAATCTTTTTTAGAGGCGAACTAGAATCGCTTTCTGCGGTGTTGTTGACATACCTGCTGGTGTTGTTTCGGATGTTGCCGTTTGTGGGGCAACTGAATAATGCACGTAGTTCATTTGCGAATCTGGCTCCGAGTGTTTCTGTGGTGAATGACTTCTTGCGGCGCGAAGGTAAGCCATTCATGTCTAAAGGGCACATTCCTTATACGGGAATGACTGCGGGAATTCGGTTTGAGCAATTAGCATTCACTTATCCGGGGCACGATCGACAAGTGCTCAATCAAGTTGATCTCTGGCTACCTAAAGGAACGACTTTAGCGCTCGTCGGATCATCGGGGGCGGGAAAATCAACCTTAGCGGATTTGCTGCCGCGATTTTATGATCCAACCGCTGGACGGATTCTGATTGACGATCGCGACCTCAAAGACTTCGAGATCCGTTCTCTTCGTCAAGCAATGGGCATTGTCAGTCAAGATACTTTCTTGTTTAACGATTCCGTTCGGAACAATCTTGCTTATGCTCGCAAAGATGCTACAGATGAGCAAATTATTGAAGCGGCAAAACGTGCCAATGCTTATGAGTTCATTATCAAATTACCCCAAGGGTTCGATACATTGATTGGTGATCGCGGCGTAATGCTTTCAGGCGGACAAAGACAACGATTGGCGATCGCAAGAGCATTGTTACGTGATCCAGAAATTCTCATTCTGGATGAAGCAACTTCTGCACTCGATACAGTCTCGGAGCGGTTGGTACAGAGCGCGATCGATGAATTGAGCCGCGATCGTACAACCCTGGTGATTGCTCACCGACTCTCGACCGTGCAGAAAGCGGATCAGATTGCAGTGTTAGATAAAGGGCGCGTCGTAGAAGTGGGAACCCATGCGGAACTGTTAAAGCAGGGTGGATTGTATGCCCAACTTCATGCAATGCAGTTTTCAGAAGAAGCTCAGACTGTTTAG
- a CDS encoding glycosyltransferase family 4 protein — MKVSILTPNFSKGGVDRAYLLAQVLKKLNHEVEILGFLFGEKIYPEPPADLPIVCLPGCNYPQFFSSVGQLLDRIDGDLIYAVKPKPSSFGVGLLKKLKSRVPVFLDVDDWELSWTGGDQTRYRPNLKQFGRDILKSNGALRSPDHFLYLQWMERLIGYADAITIDTNFLQKRFGGTYLPNGKDTDMFDPSRFDPVESRRKYGLSQYRVLMFPGASRPHKGLEEVLIALDRLNQPDLRLVIVGGSPYDDYDRQLIDRWGQWVVKLPPAPFWQMPEIVAAAHVVVVPQRDTVTAQAQFPIKLTEGMSMAKPVLATRVGDIPEILGNLGYLVEPESPDQLASAIAEIFQDWQEAEKRGQALRARCVAQYSVDAMAPILADVLQSVS, encoded by the coding sequence ATGAAAGTTTCTATTCTCACGCCTAACTTTTCTAAAGGTGGAGTCGATCGCGCCTATCTTCTCGCCCAAGTTCTCAAAAAGCTAAATCACGAAGTCGAAATCCTCGGATTTCTATTTGGTGAAAAAATCTATCCAGAACCACCCGCAGATTTGCCAATCGTCTGTTTACCAGGCTGTAACTATCCGCAGTTTTTTAGTTCTGTGGGTCAATTGCTCGATCGTATAGATGGTGATTTGATTTATGCCGTGAAGCCGAAGCCTTCAAGCTTTGGAGTTGGACTTTTAAAGAAGTTAAAATCGCGTGTTCCTGTGTTTCTCGATGTGGATGACTGGGAATTGAGTTGGACAGGCGGTGATCAAACGCGCTATCGACCGAACCTAAAGCAATTTGGGCGAGATATTTTGAAATCGAATGGAGCGCTACGATCGCCCGATCATTTCCTTTACCTGCAATGGATGGAACGGCTGATCGGATACGCGGATGCGATTACGATCGACACGAACTTTCTGCAAAAGCGGTTTGGTGGAACCTATCTTCCCAACGGCAAGGATACAGATATGTTTGATCCAAGCCGATTTGATCCCGTGGAAAGTCGGCGCAAATATGGCTTATCCCAGTACCGGGTGCTGATGTTCCCGGGGGCATCGCGTCCGCATAAAGGATTAGAAGAGGTTTTGATCGCACTCGATCGCTTAAACCAGCCGGATCTTAGACTGGTGATCGTCGGTGGAAGCCCCTATGATGACTACGATCGACAGTTAATCGATCGATGGGGACAATGGGTGGTCAAGCTGCCACCTGCTCCATTTTGGCAGATGCCGGAGATTGTGGCGGCGGCTCATGTGGTCGTGGTTCCTCAGCGCGATACGGTCACGGCTCAAGCGCAATTTCCGATCAAGCTCACCGAAGGGATGTCGATGGCAAAGCCGGTCTTGGCAACTCGTGTAGGAGATATTCCAGAGATTTTGGGGAATTTAGGCTATCTTGTTGAGCCAGAATCTCCGGATCAGTTAGCGAGTGCGATCGCCGAAATCTTTCAGGATTGGCAGGAAGCAGAAAAACGAGGTCAAGCGCTGCGAGCGCGCTGTGTCGCGCAGTATAGCGTTGATGCGATGGCTCCAATTCTGGCGGATGTTCTGCAAAGCGTGAGTTAA
- a CDS encoding glycosyltransferase: protein MNVIQASAWFPPDSLGGVEVYLNGLVEDLSAIGLNCKVTASRAQDQPTIEHYNAIEVYRYPSQDLDAFRAWLVENKSEIYHQHTLRSGCGLPHLQIAKELGMKTIATIHMPDVSCLRGTMMQGGHSACNGKIDLARCSACLGVSKRVPTWAAKTLSHLPSSLTLSLRDRLRHSSEVRLRQLGTTIATPAQVHQHQRQFDQLVESSDRIVVVCQWLYDAFVLNGVPESKLVLSRHGVLVERKPTERSIHSPIRIGFLGRWQETKGVQMLAQALQLVPSTAVELVIYATHADQHGAANREKVLAIAQSDSRIQIKPPLARSEIMDAIAGFDLLAVPSQWLETGPLVVLESFAVGTPVIGSDLGGIAELVTQGRDGWLVPAKDVKAWANAIAYLSENPGTIAQLRQGIQPVKTRQAVAAEMLKLYQNLKREY from the coding sequence ATGAATGTGATTCAAGCGAGCGCTTGGTTTCCGCCAGATTCGCTTGGCGGCGTTGAGGTGTATCTCAATGGCTTAGTCGAGGACTTGAGCGCGATCGGCTTGAATTGCAAAGTGACAGCCTCAAGAGCGCAGGATCAACCGACGATCGAGCATTACAACGCGATCGAGGTCTACCGCTATCCAAGTCAGGATCTCGATGCGTTTCGCGCTTGGCTTGTTGAAAATAAAAGCGAAATCTATCATCAGCACACCTTGCGATCAGGCTGCGGTCTGCCTCATTTGCAGATCGCAAAAGAATTGGGAATGAAAACGATCGCCACGATTCATATGCCCGATGTTTCCTGCTTGCGAGGAACGATGATGCAAGGGGGACATTCTGCCTGTAATGGAAAAATTGATCTTGCTCGGTGTAGTGCTTGTTTAGGGGTATCTAAGCGAGTTCCAACTTGGGCAGCTAAAACATTAAGTCATCTCCCCAGTTCGCTCACGCTTTCCCTTCGAGATCGCTTGCGTCACTCCTCTGAAGTGCGATTGCGGCAACTGGGAACCACGATCGCGACTCCTGCCCAAGTGCATCAGCATCAGCGACAGTTTGATCAATTGGTGGAATCGAGCGATCGGATTGTCGTCGTTTGCCAGTGGCTTTATGATGCGTTTGTGCTGAATGGCGTGCCGGAATCGAAGCTAGTTCTGAGCCGTCATGGGGTTTTAGTTGAAAGGAAACCGACAGAACGATCGATCCATTCTCCAATTCGGATTGGCTTTCTCGGTCGTTGGCAAGAAACGAAAGGAGTTCAAATGCTTGCCCAAGCACTTCAACTAGTCCCGAGTACAGCCGTCGAACTGGTGATCTATGCAACTCACGCCGACCAGCATGGTGCAGCAAATCGCGAGAAAGTTTTAGCGATCGCTCAATCAGATTCGCGCATTCAAATTAAGCCGCCGTTAGCACGATCGGAAATCATGGACGCAATTGCAGGGTTTGATCTGCTCGCAGTTCCTTCACAATGGTTAGAAACAGGCCCGCTCGTCGTACTGGAATCGTTTGCCGTAGGAACTCCTGTGATCGGCTCAGATTTGGGTGGAATTGCAGAACTGGTCACGCAGGGGAGAGATGGCTGGTTAGTTCCGGCAAAAGATGTTAAGGCTTGGGCAAATGCGATCGCTTATCTTTCTGAAAATCCGGGAACGATCGCTCAACTGAGACAAGGTATTCAGCCCGTAAAAACACGGCAAGCGGTCGCCGCCGAGATGTTAAAGCTTTATCAAAACTTAAAGCGGGAATACTAA
- the gloB gene encoding hydroxyacylglutathione hydrolase: MQIYRISALSDNYIFLLYDEARQIAAVVDPAEARPVLKKLEELSATLVAIFNTHHHGDHVGGNRELLDRFPDAIVYAGVHDRGRIPGQQVELNAGDRVKFGDRTGEVLFVPGHTRGHIAYYFPPIADEPGELFCGDTLFSAGCGRLFEGTPAQMVDSLSQIRSLPDNTRVWCAHEYTLSNLKFAVTVDRQNSDLQARFAQVQVARSRNEATIPTHLGLEKRTNPFLRWDTPEIQREIGRRDAIETFAALRQQKERF, translated from the coding sequence ATGCAAATTTATCGAATTTCAGCACTCTCTGATAACTATATTTTCCTGTTGTACGATGAAGCGCGTCAGATTGCGGCAGTTGTTGATCCAGCAGAAGCTCGCCCTGTCCTAAAAAAATTAGAAGAACTCAGCGCGACCTTAGTCGCAATTTTCAACACGCATCATCATGGTGATCATGTCGGTGGCAATCGCGAACTGCTCGATCGCTTCCCTGATGCGATCGTTTATGCAGGAGTTCACGATCGCGGACGCATTCCCGGACAGCAAGTGGAATTAAACGCAGGCGATCGGGTCAAGTTTGGCGATCGGACAGGTGAAGTGTTATTTGTTCCCGGACATACACGTGGACATATTGCTTACTATTTTCCCCCAATCGCAGATGAACCAGGAGAATTATTTTGCGGAGATACGTTATTTAGTGCGGGTTGTGGGCGATTGTTTGAAGGAACTCCGGCGCAAATGGTGGATTCGCTGAGCCAGATCCGATCGTTGCCTGACAATACACGGGTTTGGTGCGCTCATGAATACACATTGAGCAATTTGAAATTTGCGGTGACGGTCGATCGGCAAAATTCCGATTTACAAGCAAGATTTGCTCAGGTGCAAGTGGCTCGAAGTCGAAATGAAGCTACAATTCCAACACATCTCGGACTGGAGAAACGTACAAACCCATTTCTACGCTGGGATACGCCTGAGATTCAAAGGGAGATTGGTCGTCGGGATGCGATCGAAACTTTCGCCGCGCTGCGTCAACAGAAGGAGCGATTCTAG
- a CDS encoding protein tyrosine phosphatase family protein — protein MESILNFVQINDRLATAGQPTIEQFAAIKNAGYNVVINLALPTSDGAIQNEREIVESLGMQYFHVPVIWENPTINDFNQFSNLMQTHSNQSIFVHCAMNMRVSAFVYLYRRSHENISEEQAKADLNKIWQPNLTWQAFLDQYKPSDNQN, from the coding sequence ATGGAATCCATTCTAAATTTTGTGCAAATCAACGATCGACTCGCGACCGCAGGACAGCCGACGATCGAGCAATTCGCCGCAATTAAAAACGCAGGCTACAACGTGGTAATCAACCTTGCGCTTCCGACTTCGGACGGCGCAATTCAGAACGAGCGGGAAATTGTGGAATCGCTGGGAATGCAGTATTTCCACGTTCCGGTAATTTGGGAAAACCCGACGATCAACGATTTCAATCAGTTCTCGAATCTCATGCAAACGCACTCTAATCAATCGATCTTTGTGCATTGTGCAATGAATATGCGAGTGTCAGCGTTTGTCTATTTATATCGTCGATCGCACGAAAATATCAGCGAGGAGCAAGCCAAGGCCGATCTAAACAAAATTTGGCAACCGAATTTAACTTGGCAGGCATTTCTTGACCAGTACAAACCGTCAGACAATCAAAATTAA